A window of the Physeter macrocephalus isolate SW-GA chromosome 7, ASM283717v5, whole genome shotgun sequence genome harbors these coding sequences:
- the MSANTD1 gene encoding myb/SANT-like DNA-binding domain-containing protein 1 isoform X2, giving the protein MNKSLPASKHPACKEESGQTVAEPGVCSGPEPCPRPAWRRWHLYRAPGMAAAEVPGYLVSPQTEKHRRARNWTDAEMRGLMLVWEEFFDELKQTKRNAKVYEKMASKLLEMTGERRLGEEIKIKITNMTFQYRKLKCMTDSESVPPDWPYYLAIDRILAKVPESCDGKLPDGQQPGPSTSQTEASLSPSAKSAPLYLPYNQCSYEGRFQDDGSASSSSLLSLKFRSDERPVKKRKGQGGHLQRKKLRLLETMLEEQRRLSRALEETCREVRRGLDQHSLLQAQGLQLQERMMSLLEKIIAKSGV; this is encoded by the exons atgaataagagTTTGCCA GCCAGCAAGCATCCCGCCTGCAAGGAGGAGAGCGGGCAGACAGTGGCCGAGCCAGGGGTCTGCTCGGGGCCGGAGCCCTGCCCCCGCCCAGCCTGGCGGCGGTGGCATTTGTACC GTGCCCCCGGCATGGCAGCGGCCGAGGTGCCCGGCTACCTCGTGTCCCCGCAGACGGAGAAGCACCGGCGGGCCCGCAACTGGACGGACGCGGAGATGCGCGGCCTCATGCTCGTCTGGGAGGAGTTCTTCGACGAGCTGAAGCAGACCAAGCGCAATGCCAAGGTGTACGAGAAGATGGCCAGCAAGCTGCTGGAGATGACCGGCGAGCGCCGGCTGGGCGAGGAGATCAAGATCAAGATCACCAACATGACCTTCCAGTACAG GAAATTAAAATGCATGACAGATAGCGAGTCCGTCCCGCCCGACTGGCCCTATTACCTAGCCATTGATAGGATTCTGGCCAAGGTCCCCGAGTCCTGTGATGGCAAACTGCCGGACGGCCAGCAGCCGGGGCCCTCCACGTCCCAGACCGAGGCGTCCCTGTCGCCGTCTGCTAAGTCCGCCCCTCTGTACTTACCGTATAACCAGTGCTCCTACGAAGGCCGCTTCCAGGACGATGGCTCCGCCAGCTCCTCCAGCTTACTGTCCCTTAAGTTCAG GTCGGACGAGCGGCCCGTGAAGAAACGCAAGGGCCAGGGCGGCCACTTGCAGAGGAAGAAGCTGCGGCTGCTGGAGACGATGCTGGAGGAGCAGCGCCGGCTGAGCCGCGCCCTGGAGGAGACGTGCCGCGAGGTGCGCCGCGGGCTGGACCAGCACAGCCTTCTGCAGGCGCAGGGCCTGCAGCTGCAGGAGCGCATGATGAGCCTGCTCGAGAAGATCATCGCCAAGTCCGGGGTCTAG
- the MSANTD1 gene encoding myb/SANT-like DNA-binding domain-containing protein 1 isoform X1: MVLIEAGRSGLRRGCPRCEGSTPPAPSCALASSTVPAPQPTPRVTQASKHPACKEESGQTVAEPGVCSGPEPCPRPAWRRWHLYRAPGMAAAEVPGYLVSPQTEKHRRARNWTDAEMRGLMLVWEEFFDELKQTKRNAKVYEKMASKLLEMTGERRLGEEIKIKITNMTFQYRKLKCMTDSESVPPDWPYYLAIDRILAKVPESCDGKLPDGQQPGPSTSQTEASLSPSAKSAPLYLPYNQCSYEGRFQDDGSASSSSLLSLKFRSDERPVKKRKGQGGHLQRKKLRLLETMLEEQRRLSRALEETCREVRRGLDQHSLLQAQGLQLQERMMSLLEKIIAKSGV; the protein is encoded by the exons ATGGTGCTGATCGAGGCAGGGCGGTCAGGGCTGCGGCGGGGCTGCCCACGGTGTGAGGGATCCACACCACCTGCTCCCAGCTGCGCTCTGGCCTCGAGCACTGTGCCGGCTCCTCAGCCCACCCCACGTGTCACCCAGGCCAGCAAGCATCCCGCCTGCAAGGAGGAGAGCGGGCAGACAGTGGCCGAGCCAGGGGTCTGCTCGGGGCCGGAGCCCTGCCCCCGCCCAGCCTGGCGGCGGTGGCATTTGTACC GTGCCCCCGGCATGGCAGCGGCCGAGGTGCCCGGCTACCTCGTGTCCCCGCAGACGGAGAAGCACCGGCGGGCCCGCAACTGGACGGACGCGGAGATGCGCGGCCTCATGCTCGTCTGGGAGGAGTTCTTCGACGAGCTGAAGCAGACCAAGCGCAATGCCAAGGTGTACGAGAAGATGGCCAGCAAGCTGCTGGAGATGACCGGCGAGCGCCGGCTGGGCGAGGAGATCAAGATCAAGATCACCAACATGACCTTCCAGTACAG GAAATTAAAATGCATGACAGATAGCGAGTCCGTCCCGCCCGACTGGCCCTATTACCTAGCCATTGATAGGATTCTGGCCAAGGTCCCCGAGTCCTGTGATGGCAAACTGCCGGACGGCCAGCAGCCGGGGCCCTCCACGTCCCAGACCGAGGCGTCCCTGTCGCCGTCTGCTAAGTCCGCCCCTCTGTACTTACCGTATAACCAGTGCTCCTACGAAGGCCGCTTCCAGGACGATGGCTCCGCCAGCTCCTCCAGCTTACTGTCCCTTAAGTTCAG GTCGGACGAGCGGCCCGTGAAGAAACGCAAGGGCCAGGGCGGCCACTTGCAGAGGAAGAAGCTGCGGCTGCTGGAGACGATGCTGGAGGAGCAGCGCCGGCTGAGCCGCGCCCTGGAGGAGACGTGCCGCGAGGTGCGCCGCGGGCTGGACCAGCACAGCCTTCTGCAGGCGCAGGGCCTGCAGCTGCAGGAGCGCATGATGAGCCTGCTCGAGAAGATCATCGCCAAGTCCGGGGTCTAG
- the MSANTD1 gene encoding myb/SANT-like DNA-binding domain-containing protein 1 isoform X3 gives MAAAEVPGYLVSPQTEKHRRARNWTDAEMRGLMLVWEEFFDELKQTKRNAKVYEKMASKLLEMTGERRLGEEIKIKITNMTFQYRKLKCMTDSESVPPDWPYYLAIDRILAKVPESCDGKLPDGQQPGPSTSQTEASLSPSAKSAPLYLPYNQCSYEGRFQDDGSASSSSLLSLKFRSDERPVKKRKGQGGHLQRKKLRLLETMLEEQRRLSRALEETCREVRRGLDQHSLLQAQGLQLQERMMSLLEKIIAKSGV, from the exons ATGGCAGCGGCCGAGGTGCCCGGCTACCTCGTGTCCCCGCAGACGGAGAAGCACCGGCGGGCCCGCAACTGGACGGACGCGGAGATGCGCGGCCTCATGCTCGTCTGGGAGGAGTTCTTCGACGAGCTGAAGCAGACCAAGCGCAATGCCAAGGTGTACGAGAAGATGGCCAGCAAGCTGCTGGAGATGACCGGCGAGCGCCGGCTGGGCGAGGAGATCAAGATCAAGATCACCAACATGACCTTCCAGTACAG GAAATTAAAATGCATGACAGATAGCGAGTCCGTCCCGCCCGACTGGCCCTATTACCTAGCCATTGATAGGATTCTGGCCAAGGTCCCCGAGTCCTGTGATGGCAAACTGCCGGACGGCCAGCAGCCGGGGCCCTCCACGTCCCAGACCGAGGCGTCCCTGTCGCCGTCTGCTAAGTCCGCCCCTCTGTACTTACCGTATAACCAGTGCTCCTACGAAGGCCGCTTCCAGGACGATGGCTCCGCCAGCTCCTCCAGCTTACTGTCCCTTAAGTTCAG GTCGGACGAGCGGCCCGTGAAGAAACGCAAGGGCCAGGGCGGCCACTTGCAGAGGAAGAAGCTGCGGCTGCTGGAGACGATGCTGGAGGAGCAGCGCCGGCTGAGCCGCGCCCTGGAGGAGACGTGCCGCGAGGTGCGCCGCGGGCTGGACCAGCACAGCCTTCTGCAGGCGCAGGGCCTGCAGCTGCAGGAGCGCATGATGAGCCTGCTCGAGAAGATCATCGCCAAGTCCGGGGTCTAG